The genomic window CCAGCAGGCGGTCTCCAACGTCGAGTCGATCGAGGCGAAGCGCCGCGGAGCATGAGGCATCGTCCGGCGCGTCGGCTCATGGCCGGCGCGCCGGACACATCCACCGGAGCGGCTTCCGTGGGAGCCGGGGAGGAGCAGCAGTGCACGAACGCTCGAGCGAGGATCGCCTCGCACCCGTGACCTACCTGCCGTGGGCGGAACGCCCGTCACCCGGAGCGCCGGCCGAGACCCATGACGATGTCGAGGCGACGGAGACGGGCGTCGAGCGCGACGCCCGCATCGATCGCCTGGTCGTCTCGCGCCTGCGACGGTCGTCGCTGTCCAACGCCGAGGTGCGTGGCGTACTCGTCGAGCACGGCCTCGACGACGCGGAGGTCGACGAGTGGATCGAGCGATACGAGCGGCTGGGGTACCTCGACGACGCGCGTCTGGCCGAGCAGCTCGTGCACACGGGCGCTTCGCGCCGTGGGCGCGGCAGCGGGGCGATCCTCGCCGAGCTCGGCCGACGCGGGGTCGACCCCGCCGCGGCTCGGGCCGCCGTCGAGGAGATCGATCCCGAGGTCGAGCACGAGAACGCGTTGCGCGTCGCGATGCAGCGCGCGAGGCAGCTGGGCGGCCTCGATCGCCGTGTCGCCGAACGCCGGCTCACCGCGTTCCTGCAGCGACGCGGGTACCCGTCGGAGATCGTCCGGCGCGCCGTTGCGGAGGCGTTGCCCGCGACGTGAACCCGGGGCAGCGAGACCGTGGGGCGGTGCGGTCGTGCGGCGCGATGACGGTGCGGCGAACCGTCGTCCGGCGAACGTAGACTGGTTCGATCATGAGCACCATTCAGCAGGCCTCGGTGGGCGAGGCCGGAAGCGTCGTGCGGCGCACGTACGAGGTCCGGACGTTCGGCTGCCAGATGAACGTGCACGACTCGGAGCGGCTCTCGGGCTCCCTCGAGGCGGCCGGCTATGTCCCGGCCGACGGCGCCGAGCCCGACGTGGTCGTCATCAACACCTGCGCCGTTCGTGAGAACGCCGACAACAAGCTCTACGGCAACCTCGGCCATCTCGCCGGTGTCAAGCGCCGCCACGAGGGCATGCAGATCGCCGTCGGCGGCTGCCTCGCCCAGAAGGACAAGAACGTCATCCTCGAGAAGGCGCCCTGGGTCGACGTCGTCTTCGGCACGCACAACATGGGCTCGCTGCCGAGCCTGCTCGAGCGTGCACGCCACAACGAGGAGGCACAGCTCGAGATCCTCGACTCGCTCGAGGTGTTCCCGTCGACGCTCCCCACCAAGCGCGACTCCACGTACAGCGGGTGGGTGTCGATCTCGGTCGGCTGCAACAACACGTGCACCTTCTGCATCGTGCCCGCGCTGCGCGGCAAGGAGAAGGACCGCAGGCCGGGGGAGATCCTCGCCGAGGTGCAGGCGCTCGTCGATGACGGTGCGATCGAGGTGACGCTCCTCGGCCAGAACGTGAATTCCTACGGGGTCGAGTTCGGCGACCGTCAGGCGTTCGGAAAGCTGCTCCGCGCAGCGGGAACGATCGACGGGCTCGAGCGCATCCGCTTCACGAGCCCGCATCCGGCGGCGTTCACCGACGACGTGATCGACGCGATGGCCGAGACGCCGAACGTGATGCCGCAGCTCCACATGCCCCTCCAGTCCGGATCCGATCGCATCCTGAAAGCCATGCGCCGCTCGTACCGGTCGGAGAAGTTCCTCGGCATCCTCGATCGCGTCCGCGCCAGGATCCCGAACGCCGCGATCTCGACCGACATCATCGTCGGTTTCCCCGGCGAGACCGAGGAGGACTTCCAGGAGACGCTTCGGGTCGTCGAGGCGGCGCGGTTCGCGTCGGCCTTCACGTTCCAGTACTCGATCCGGCCCGGCACGCCGGCCGCGACCATGGACGAGCAGGTGCCCAAGGAGGTCGTGCAGGAGCGCTACGAGCGGCTCGTCGCCCTGCAGGAGCGCATCTCCTGGGAGGAGAACCGCGCGGTGGTCGGTCGCAGCGTCGAGCTCCTCGTCGCGACCGGCGAAGGCAAGAAGGACGCGGCTACGCACCGCATGAGCGGACGGGCCGAAGACAGCCGGCTCGTGCACTTCGAGGTGCCCGCGGGTTCCGAGGTGCCCCGGCCCGGCGACGTCGTCACCGTGACCGTGACGGATGCCGCGCCGTTCCACCTGCTCGCCGACTCGCCCGACGGCGCGCCGCTCGTCATCCGACGTACTCGCGCCGGCGACGCGTGGGACCGCCAGCAGGCCGAGAGCTGCGGTGTGCCCGCCGCCGCCAGCGCGAGTTCCACTGCGTCCGCGGGTCGAGTCTCGCTCGGACTGCCGACGATCCGCGTCGGCCGCGAACCGCTCGTCGCGCCAGGCGTCGGCACGATGCCGATCTACGACCCGACCGACGCGCAGCGCTGAACGTGACGACGCGCGGCGCCGACCTGTCGCTGATCGCGATCGTCGGCGCAACCGGCACGGGCAAGTCGGCGTTCGCGCTCGACCTCGCCGAGGCGTGGGCTCGCAACGGCCGCCACGCCGAGGTGGTGAACGCGGACGCGATGCAGCTCTATCGGGGCATGGACATCGGCACGGCGAAGCTCACGGTCGAGGAGCGGCGTGGCATCCCGCACCACCTTCTCGACGTCCTCGACGTCACGCAGGAGGCGTCCGCGGCGGCCTACCAGCAGGCGGCACGCGCCGAGATCGAGCGGATCGCGCAGGACGGCGGCACCGCCCTGCTCGTCGGCGGCTCGGGGTTGTACGTGTCGAGCGTCATCCACGACTTCCGGTTTCCCGGCACCGATGCCGCGATCCGGGCGCGCCTCGAGGCGGAGCTCGCCGAGTCGGGCCCGGGCCTGCTGCACGCGCGCCTGCGCGCGATCGATGCCGAGACGGCGGCGGGCGTCGACGCGGCGAACGGTCGGCGTGTCGTCCGGGCGCTCGAGGTGATCGAGCTGACCGGGGAGTCCAAGGCGGCACGGCTGCCGGACGAGCCCGTGCCGTGGCGGCCGCACCGAGTGGTGCACCTGCGCAGCGACCGTGCCGTGCTCGTCGACCGGCTCGACCGGCGTGTCGAGCAGATGTGGCGGGACGGCATCGTCGACGAAGTCGAGTCGCTCGTGCCCGCCGGGCTCGAACGCGGGGTCACCGCGCGGCGTGCGATCGGGTACGCGCAGGCGCTCGGTGAACTGCACGGCCGGATGACGCGTGCCGAGGCGATCGAGCAGACGCAGCAGCTCACTCGGACGTACGCGCGCCGGCAGGTCAGCTGGTTCAAGCGGTACCCCGGCGCCGCGATCGTCGACGCCGACGACCCGGCCGCCCGGGCCGCGGAACTGGCCCGTCAGTCGGCCGTAGACTGATCGGCAT from Agromyces sp. LHK192 includes these protein-coding regions:
- a CDS encoding regulatory protein RecX, with translation MHERSSEDRLAPVTYLPWAERPSPGAPAETHDDVEATETGVERDARIDRLVVSRLRRSSLSNAEVRGVLVEHGLDDAEVDEWIERYERLGYLDDARLAEQLVHTGASRRGRGSGAILAELGRRGVDPAAARAAVEEIDPEVEHENALRVAMQRARQLGGLDRRVAERRLTAFLQRRGYPSEIVRRAVAEALPAT
- the miaB gene encoding tRNA (N6-isopentenyl adenosine(37)-C2)-methylthiotransferase MiaB, which codes for MSTIQQASVGEAGSVVRRTYEVRTFGCQMNVHDSERLSGSLEAAGYVPADGAEPDVVVINTCAVRENADNKLYGNLGHLAGVKRRHEGMQIAVGGCLAQKDKNVILEKAPWVDVVFGTHNMGSLPSLLERARHNEEAQLEILDSLEVFPSTLPTKRDSTYSGWVSISVGCNNTCTFCIVPALRGKEKDRRPGEILAEVQALVDDGAIEVTLLGQNVNSYGVEFGDRQAFGKLLRAAGTIDGLERIRFTSPHPAAFTDDVIDAMAETPNVMPQLHMPLQSGSDRILKAMRRSYRSEKFLGILDRVRARIPNAAISTDIIVGFPGETEEDFQETLRVVEAARFASAFTFQYSIRPGTPAATMDEQVPKEVVQERYERLVALQERISWEENRAVVGRSVELLVATGEGKKDAATHRMSGRAEDSRLVHFEVPAGSEVPRPGDVVTVTVTDAAPFHLLADSPDGAPLVIRRTRAGDAWDRQQAESCGVPAAASASSTASAGRVSLGLPTIRVGREPLVAPGVGTMPIYDPTDAQR
- the miaA gene encoding tRNA (adenosine(37)-N6)-dimethylallyltransferase MiaA, coding for MTTRGADLSLIAIVGATGTGKSAFALDLAEAWARNGRHAEVVNADAMQLYRGMDIGTAKLTVEERRGIPHHLLDVLDVTQEASAAAYQQAARAEIERIAQDGGTALLVGGSGLYVSSVIHDFRFPGTDAAIRARLEAELAESGPGLLHARLRAIDAETAAGVDAANGRRVVRALEVIELTGESKAARLPDEPVPWRPHRVVHLRSDRAVLVDRLDRRVEQMWRDGIVDEVESLVPAGLERGVTARRAIGYAQALGELHGRMTRAEAIEQTQQLTRTYARRQVSWFKRYPGAAIVDADDPAARAAELARQSAVD